A window from Heteronotia binoei isolate CCM8104 ecotype False Entrance Well chromosome 15, APGP_CSIRO_Hbin_v1, whole genome shotgun sequence encodes these proteins:
- the LOC132584485 gene encoding olfactory receptor 6F1-like, whose translation MGENQVGQNETRVQEFILLTFPGSLYLKTSIFTLFLLMYILAISGNLAIIILVLTNGRLHTVIYYLLCNLSFLEIWYTTTTIPKTLPILLGRSQSISFTGCLLQMYFSYSFGCIEYFLLALMAYDQYLAICHPLCYNTIMDISLSGKLAASSWLCGFLILSVPAYLIARLSFCGPNVINHFLCSVDSWIVLSCTETHAVEVSIFVIAVIVIFSSFSITLLSYISIISTILRIPSSKSLQKAFSTCSSHFAFVVIWYGSTRIFLFVKPSKSRSLETTKTVNILNIIVTPVLNPFIYALRNKEVREASRSSLRWK comes from the exons ATGGGAGAAAACCAAGTGGGGCAAAATGAAACTCGAGTGCAAGAATTCATTCTTCTCACTTTCCCTGGGTCTCTGTATTTAAAGACATCCATCTTCACTCTCTTTCTTCTCATGTACATCCTGGCTATTTCTGGAAATCTGGCCATCATCATTTTAGTGTTGACAAATGGGCGCCTTCACACAGTCATCTACTACCTGCTTTGCAATCTCTCTTTTCTGGAGATCTGGTACACAACAACCACTATCCCTAAGACCCTTCCTATCTTACTAGGGAGAAGTCAAAGTATCTCCTTCACTGGCTGCCTTTTACAGATGTACTTTTCTTATTCCTTTGGTTGCATTGAATACTTCCTCCTTGCTCTCATGGCTTATGACCAATACCTGGCCATATGTCACCCACTGTGCTACAATACCATCATGGACATCAGCTTGTCTGGCAAACTGGCTGCCAGCTCTTGGTTGTGTGGATTCCTCATTCTTTCTGTGCCAGCATATCTGATTGCAAGATTATCCTTCTGTGGTCCCAATGTGATTAATCACTTCTTGTGCAGTGTTGATTCCTGGATAGTTCTCTCTTGCACTGAGACACATGCCGTTGAGGTATCAATTTTTGTCATAGCTGTCATTGTCATCTTCAGCTCCTTTTCAATAACCCTCCTCTCTTACATAAGCATCATCTCTACTATATTGCGCATCCCTTCCTCAAAAAGCCTGCAAAAGGCCTTTTCTACATGCTCTTCTCATTTTGCTTTTGTGGTTATCTGGTATGGCtctactagg atcttTCTGTTTGTCAAGCCTTCTAAAAGTAGATCTTtggaaaccaccaaaacagtGAACATACTGAATATCATTGTGACTCCTGTGCTGAATCCTTTCATTTATGCATTAAGAAACAAAGAAGTAAGGGAGGCTTCCAGAAGTTCCTTGCGCTGGAAATGA
- the LOC132583487 gene encoding olfactory receptor 10A2-like, with translation MENYRQHNGTATNLLILLSFGNLQELKLLIFLLVLAVYIITLVGNFLILIVVSMDKKLHTPMYFFLGNLSFLEIWYTANITPKMLVDLLRKEKTIYLVGCFIQLYIFCALGTVECFLLLLMSYDRYLAICNPLHYVKLMNWNYCFKLTAGTWLWGFLLAAGLNFIVSTSLTLCGPNQVDHFFCDLTPLLKLSCSDTHPAEVAIFVACFAVSLFPFLLTITSYINIISTILKIPSSSGKTKAFSTCSSHLIIVTIFYGTLAITYIVSVGTQSVELNKILSLLYTVLTPMFNPIVYSLRNKDVKEALTKFLGKVSDFSYWAKAFQLY, from the coding sequence ATGGAAAATTATAGGCAACACAATGGAACAGCAACAAACCTATTAATACTCCTCAGCTTtgggaatctccaggaattgaaACTTTTAATATTTCTCTTGGTTTTGGCAGTGTATATTATAACATTGGTAGGAAACTTTCTCATTTTAATAGTTGTGTCCATGGATAAGAAGCTTCATACACCCATGTACTTCTTTCTTGGCAACCTCTCTTTCCTGGAAATATGGTACACTGCAAACATCACCCCCAAGATGCTGGTGGATTTATTGAGGAAGGAGAAAACCATTTATTTGGTGGGTTGTTTTATACAACTGTACATTTTCTGTGCCTTAGGAACTGTCGAATGCTTTCTTCTGTTGCTGATGTCCTATGATCGCTATCTCGCCATCTGTAATCCTTTGCACTATGTCAAGTTGATGAATTGGAACTACTGCTTTAAGCTAACTGCTGGGACCTGGTTATGGGGTTTTCTATTAGCTGCTGGGTTGAACTTCATTGTATCCACATCCTTAACCCTTTGTGGCCCCAATCAAGTTGATCATTTCTTTTGTGACTTGACACCCTTGTTGAAACTGTCTTGTTCTGACACCCACCCAGCAGAGGTGGCCATTTTTGTAGCATGCTTTGCAGTATCATTGTTTCCTTTTCTCCTGACCATCACATCATACATAAATATAATCTCAACTATTCTCAAAATCCCATCTTCCTCTGGAAAGACAAAAGCCTTTTCCACTTGTAGTTCTCATCTAATCATTGTAACCattttctatgggactcttgcaaTTACATATATTGTCTCTGTAGGAACTCAGTCAGTGGAATTAAACAAAATCCTTTCCTTACTGTATACTGTTCTGACCCCTATGTTTAATCCTATTGTATACAGTTTAAGGAACAAGGATGTTAAAGAAGCCCTAACAAAATTCTTGGGTAAAGTTTCAGATTTCTCATACTGGGCAAAAGCTTTTCAATTATACTGA